One Sphingomonas sp. SUN039 genomic window carries:
- the glnA gene encoding type I glutamate--ammonia ligase — MAKANTPADILKRIKDEEIEWVDVRFTDPKGKWQHLTMCSGVIGEDELTDGLMFDGSSIEGWKAINESDMILKPDLDAVYIDPFSATPMMILFCDIVEPSTGQLYSRDPRSTAKRAEAYLKTTGIGDTVYVGPEAEFFMFDDVRFGQGYNESYFHIDDIELPTNTGTKYEGGNLGHRPRAKGGYFPVAPVDSAVDIRGEMVSTMLEMGLPCDKHHHEVAAAQHELGLTFGTLTQTADRMQIYKYVVHQVAHAYGKSATFMPKPIKEDNGSGMHTHLSIWNGKEPLFAGNGYAGLSDMCLYFIGGIIKHAKSVNAFTNPTTNSYKRLVPGYEAPVLLAYSARNRSASCRIPYGAGSKAKRVEVRFPDAMANPYLCYAALFMAGLDGIQNKIHPGDAMDKNLYDLPPEELSQVPTVCGSLREALESLEADHAYLLKGDVFTKDQIDSYIELKMADVARWEMTPSPVEFDMYYSY; from the coding sequence ATGGCGAAGGCGAATACCCCGGCTGATATTCTGAAGCGCATCAAGGACGAAGAGATCGAGTGGGTCGACGTCCGCTTCACCGATCCCAAGGGCAAATGGCAGCACCTGACCATGTGTTCGGGGGTGATCGGCGAAGACGAGCTGACCGACGGCCTGATGTTCGACGGATCGTCGATCGAGGGCTGGAAGGCGATCAACGAGTCGGACATGATCCTGAAGCCCGATCTCGATGCGGTCTATATCGACCCGTTCTCGGCGACCCCGATGATGATCCTGTTCTGCGACATCGTCGAACCCTCGACCGGTCAGCTGTATTCGCGCGACCCGCGTTCGACCGCCAAGCGCGCCGAGGCCTATCTGAAGACCACCGGGATCGGCGACACCGTCTATGTCGGCCCCGAAGCCGAATTCTTCATGTTCGACGATGTGCGCTTTGGCCAGGGGTATAACGAGAGCTATTTCCACATCGACGATATCGAACTGCCGACCAACACCGGCACGAAGTATGAGGGCGGCAATCTCGGCCACCGGCCGCGTGCCAAGGGCGGCTATTTCCCCGTTGCGCCGGTGGACAGCGCCGTCGATATCCGCGGCGAAATGGTTTCGACGATGCTCGAAATGGGCCTGCCGTGCGACAAGCATCACCATGAAGTCGCCGCTGCCCAGCACGAGCTGGGCCTGACCTTCGGCACGCTGACCCAGACCGCCGACCGCATGCAGATCTACAAATATGTCGTGCATCAGGTCGCGCACGCCTATGGCAAGTCGGCGACGTTCATGCCCAAGCCGATCAAGGAAGATAACGGCAGCGGCATGCACACCCATCTGTCGATCTGGAACGGCAAGGAGCCGCTGTTTGCGGGCAATGGCTATGCAGGCTTGAGCGACATGTGCCTGTATTTCATCGGGGGCATCATCAAACATGCCAAGTCGGTGAACGCCTTCACGAACCCGACGACGAACAGCTACAAGCGGCTGGTCCCGGGGTACGAAGCGCCGGTGCTGCTCGCCTATTCGGCGCGCAACCGTTCGGCGTCGTGCCGCATTCCCTATGGCGCGGGCAGCAAGGCGAAGCGCGTCGAAGTGCGCTTTCCTGACGCGATGGCCAATCCGTATCTGTGCTACGCTGCGCTGTTCATGGCGGGCCTCGACGGCATCCAGAACAAGATCCATCCCGGCGACGCGATGGACAAGAACCTCTACGACCTACCGCCCGAGGAACTGTCGCAGGTGCCGACCGTCTGCGGGTCGCTCCGCGAAGCGCTGGAGTCTCTCGAGGCCGATCACGCCTATCTGCTCAAGGGAGACGTGTTCACCAAGGACCAGATCGACAGCTATATCGAACTGAAAATGGCCGATGTGGCGCGCTGGGAAATGACGCCGAGCCCGGTCGAGTTCGATATGTACTACAGCTATTGA
- a CDS encoding UrcA family protein, translating to MNILITLLAAAVVTAAVPVSAQETASVRVATRDIDLSTTQGQRILDLRIDRAAHSLCDLANERFDLNVRVAQRQCRQAAVESAIASVQTSIRLAAR from the coding sequence GTGAACATTCTCATTACCTTGCTTGCCGCTGCTGTCGTCACCGCTGCGGTACCTGTGTCGGCGCAGGAGACCGCCAGCGTCCGCGTCGCAACCCGCGACATCGACCTTTCCACGACACAGGGCCAGCGCATCCTCGACTTGAGGATCGACCGGGCGGCGCACAGCCTGTGCGACCTTGCCAACGAACGTTTCGACCTCAACGTGCGGGTTGCTCAACGCCAGTGCCGACAGGCTGCCGTCGAAAGCGCAATAGCCTCGGTCCAGACCTCGATACGCCTCGCGGCGCGCTGA
- a CDS encoding DNA-3-methyladenine glycosylase, with product MGLSAGQLKEHLDALAARDPRFAAALALADYPEPRMRDRGYVTLLRTIVGQQISFKAADAVWKKVEAAVGDIADPNALIARADEDLRGAGLSRQKIGYARSLAELCACGALDLDALPEDDEEAIALLVRVKGIGRWSAEVYLLFAEGRTDIWPAGDLAVQESVRRIMGHDARPSEKAAREIAESWRPYRGAAAIFAWHHYKIPVI from the coding sequence ATGGGATTGAGTGCGGGGCAACTGAAAGAACACCTCGACGCGCTGGCCGCGCGTGACCCGCGCTTTGCCGCCGCGCTGGCGCTGGCGGACTATCCCGAGCCCCGCATGCGCGACAGGGGCTATGTCACGTTGCTCCGGACCATCGTCGGGCAGCAGATCAGTTTCAAGGCAGCGGACGCGGTGTGGAAGAAGGTCGAGGCAGCGGTCGGCGATATTGCCGACCCGAACGCATTGATCGCCCGTGCGGACGAAGACCTGCGCGGCGCGGGACTGTCGCGGCAAAAGATCGGCTATGCGCGCAGCCTCGCCGAACTCTGCGCGTGCGGGGCGCTCGACCTCGACGCCTTGCCGGAGGATGACGAGGAGGCGATTGCCTTGCTCGTCCGCGTCAAGGGCATCGGCCGCTGGTCGGCAGAGGTCTATCTGCTGTTTGCCGAGGGACGGACCGACATCTGGCCCGCAGGCGATCTTGCCGTGCAGGAATCGGTGCGGCGGATCATGGGGCACGATGCGCGGCCCAGCGAGAAGGCCGCCCGCGAGATCGCCGAAAGCTGGCGACCCTATCGCGGCGCTGCGGCGATCTTTGCGTGGCATCATTACAAGATACCGGTGATCTAG
- a CDS encoding P-II family nitrogen regulator → MKKIEAIIKPFKLDEVKEALHDVGVSGITVTEAKGFGRQKGHTELYRGAEYVVDFLPKVKLEVVVDDAQVARVVEAIAAAAQTGRIGDGKIFVLPVESALRIRTGETDSDAI, encoded by the coding sequence ATGAAAAAAATCGAAGCGATCATCAAACCGTTCAAGCTCGATGAGGTGAAGGAAGCGCTTCACGACGTCGGGGTTAGCGGCATTACCGTGACCGAGGCCAAGGGCTTTGGGCGGCAAAAGGGCCATACCGAACTCTATCGCGGCGCCGAATACGTCGTCGACTTCCTGCCGAAGGTGAAACTGGAAGTCGTCGTCGACGATGCCCAGGTCGCCCGCGTGGTCGAGGCGATCGCGGCGGCGGCGCAGACCGGTCGCATCGGCGACGGCAAGATTTTCGTGCTCCCCGTCGAGAGCGCGCTCCGCATCCGCACCGGCGAGACCGATAGCGACGCAATCTGA
- a CDS encoding 2Fe-2S iron-sulfur cluster-binding protein — protein sequence MPKLIVTKRDGETVELEGKTGLSVMEVIRDNGIDELLALCGGCCSCATCHVHVDPAFANQVVAMSEDENDLLDSSDHRDETSRLSCQLVFTAALDGLKVTIAQED from the coding sequence ATGCCGAAGCTGATCGTCACGAAGCGCGACGGTGAAACCGTCGAACTCGAAGGCAAAACCGGCCTGAGCGTGATGGAAGTCATCCGCGACAATGGCATCGACGAATTGCTGGCGCTGTGCGGCGGCTGCTGCTCGTGCGCGACCTGTCACGTCCACGTCGATCCCGCCTTCGCCAACCAGGTCGTGGCGATGAGCGAGGACGAGAACGACCTGCTCGATTCGTCCGACCACCGCGACGAGACGTCGCGCCTGTCGTGCCAGCTGGTCTTCACAGCGGCGCTCGACGGGCTGAAAGTGACGATCGCGCAGGAAGACTGA
- the rlmB gene encoding 23S rRNA (guanosine(2251)-2'-O)-methyltransferase RlmB, with product MRRGNRTSSHNAQRPRFWGRHAVIAALANPERVVHKIWGTREALGRLDLPPVLPIVYADVADLGRMVPGDAPHQGLVIEVNPLEDVWLGDLLDQGADADDRRALLVLDSVTDPHNVGAILRSAAAFDALGIVTQDRHAPPEGGALAKSASGALETVPWVRVVNLSRALDEIGEAGFWRIGLAGETRTTLAEALGPQKVALVLGAEGEGMRQNVAAHCDAIARLPISPKVESLNVSNAAAIALYAAAQTGAG from the coding sequence GTGCGACGGGGTAACAGGACGAGCAGCCATAATGCCCAGCGCCCGCGCTTCTGGGGGCGGCATGCGGTAATAGCGGCGCTCGCCAATCCCGAACGTGTCGTCCACAAAATCTGGGGCACGCGCGAGGCACTGGGACGGCTCGATCTGCCGCCGGTGCTTCCTATCGTCTATGCCGATGTCGCCGATCTGGGCCGGATGGTTCCCGGCGACGCCCCGCACCAGGGGCTGGTGATCGAAGTCAATCCGCTCGAGGATGTCTGGCTCGGCGACCTGCTGGATCAGGGTGCGGACGCCGACGACCGACGCGCGCTGCTGGTGCTCGATTCGGTGACCGACCCGCACAATGTCGGCGCGATCCTGCGTTCGGCAGCCGCTTTCGACGCGCTGGGCATCGTCACGCAGGACCGCCATGCGCCGCCCGAAGGCGGGGCGCTGGCGAAATCGGCATCGGGCGCGCTCGAAACCGTCCCCTGGGTGCGGGTGGTCAATCTGTCGCGCGCGCTCGATGAGATCGGTGAAGCCGGGTTCTGGCGGATCGGTCTTGCGGGCGAGACGCGGACGACATTGGCTGAGGCGCTGGGGCCGCAAAAAGTCGCGCTGGTGCTGGGGGCCGAGGGCGAAGGAATGCGCCAGAATGTCGCGGCGCACTGCGACGCCATCGCGCGCCTGCCGATCTCGCCGAAAGTCGAGAGCCTCAACGTATCGAACGCTGCCGCGATTGCGCTTTATGCGGCGGCCCAGACGGGAGCCGGATGA